In one Methanobrevibacter arboriphilus genomic region, the following are encoded:
- a CDS encoding putative glycoside hydrolase, with translation MQNNPQSPSLLVNSNENSEDGVDLNSSANSSNNSSSSNNNNINNSNNSSSNSSSVVKTSTSVNNKPTTLSQSSILLASNSIYKYINKNGKLPSYVTISGYKYSMSEFMYILSKTITYKYNKITSSIKVKYNVKNPSKASGNNIKGTISSKTYYSYAKNIVAFIEKNNQAPNFVTSSLGKIQYQTAIFGLNKVLNYIYVKGKLPSSLSFNVKASHSMNKYLPVYNGGSSSSSSSSSSSSSNSGSSGSSSIVAGKSTKLSQTAIFQASKNVKNYVLNYGKLPNYVTISGFKFSIPEYTYLVSKAIAYKCLKYTNSVNVKWDVKNPSNPSGVTIKKTISKSTYYSLAKKTFQYIDSNSRIPNYISSSFGKIQYQTFVYGFARIGEYIYTYKNVPSTLTLSVSKTNALNKNIPKYSRSSSNSNNSPSYNLSANKNAIWVHSGDMKNVDLDLLGKYGIGNIFIHEDMFNYPTTAIDWIKNATAKGFKIHIWFTTFYNATSNKWTNPIIASSKTLNQAYFNKVISRAKYYAGISGVAGIHLDYLRYPGTSGNNASIFHYDNGKNGADAITEFVRQLSVAVKAINPKIILSAALMPEKNDAAIYYGQDAPRLGQYLDVLVPMLYEGNYGKDNAWIQSTTKWYIANSGGAEVWGGLYAYHSDEDKTRLTVAELTEDCKSVLNGGGNGIVIFRWGIANLFNLLGIK, from the coding sequence ATGCAGAATAATCCCCAATCACCATCTCTTCTTGTAAATTCTAATGAAAATTCGGAGGATGGTGTTGATTTAAACAGTTCAGCTAATTCTAGTAATAATTCTAGTAGTTCTAACAATAACAATATTAATAACTCTAATAATTCTTCTTCAAACTCATCAAGTGTTGTTAAAACTTCAACCAGTGTGAATAATAAACCAACTACTCTTTCTCAAAGTAGCATTTTGCTTGCTTCAAACTCGATTTATAAATACATTAATAAAAATGGTAAATTACCTAGTTATGTGACTATTTCGGGTTATAAATACTCTATGAGTGAATTTATGTATATTTTAAGTAAGACTATTACTTATAAGTATAACAAAATTACTTCAAGTATTAAAGTCAAGTATAATGTTAAAAATCCATCTAAGGCATCTGGAAATAATATAAAAGGAACTATATCTTCTAAAACATATTATTCTTATGCAAAGAATATAGTTGCATTTATTGAAAAAAATAATCAAGCTCCAAACTTTGTTACATCTTCGCTTGGTAAAATTCAATATCAAACTGCTATATTTGGTCTTAACAAAGTTTTAAATTATATTTATGTTAAAGGTAAACTTCCATCTTCTTTATCTTTCAATGTTAAGGCTTCTCATAGTATGAATAAATATTTACCAGTTTATAATGGAGGTTCTAGTAGTTCATCTAGTTCATCTAGTTCATCTAGTTCAAATAGTGGTTCTTCTGGATCATCTTCTATTGTAGCTGGAAAATCAACTAAACTTTCTCAAACTGCTATATTCCAAGCTTCAAAGAATGTTAAAAACTATGTGCTTAACTATGGGAAGTTACCTAATTATGTAACTATTTCAGGGTTTAAATTTTCAATTCCTGAATATACTTACTTAGTTTCAAAAGCTATTGCTTATAAATGTTTAAAATATACTAATTCTGTTAATGTTAAATGGGATGTTAAAAATCCTTCTAATCCATCTGGAGTTACTATAAAAAAGACAATTTCAAAGTCTACTTATTATTCTTTAGCTAAAAAGACTTTTCAATATATTGATAGTAATAGTAGGATACCTAATTATATAAGTTCATCTTTTGGTAAGATACAGTATCAAACATTTGTGTATGGTTTTGCAAGGATTGGAGAGTATATTTATACTTATAAAAATGTACCTTCTACTCTTACACTAAGTGTTTCAAAAACTAATGCTTTAAATAAAAATATTCCAAAATATTCTAGAAGTTCTTCAAACTCAAACAATTCACCTTCTTATAATTTGTCTGCAAATAAGAATGCTATATGGGTTCATTCTGGTGATATGAAAAATGTTGATTTAGATTTACTTGGTAAATATGGAATAGGAAATATCTTTATTCATGAAGACATGTTTAATTACCCAACAACAGCTATAGATTGGATTAAAAATGCAACAGCTAAAGGATTTAAGATACACATTTGGTTTACTACATTTTATAATGCTACAAGTAATAAATGGACTAATCCTATAATTGCATCTAGTAAAACTCTTAATCAGGCTTACTTTAATAAAGTAATTTCTAGAGCTAAGTATTATGCTGGTATTAGTGGTGTAGCTGGAATCCATTTAGACTATTTAAGATATCCTGGAACTAGTGGTAACAATGCTTCTATATTCCATTATGATAATGGTAAAAATGGTGCTGATGCTATAACTGAATTTGTAAGGCAACTTTCAGTTGCTGTTAAAGCAATAAATCCTAAAATCATTCTTTCAGCAGCATTGATGCCTGAAAAAAATGATGCAGCTATTTATTATGGTCAAGATGCTCCTAGATTAGGTCAATATTTGGATGTTTTGGTTCCTATGCTTTATGAAGGAAATTATGGTAAAGATAATGCTTGGATTCAATCAACAACTAAATGGTATATAGCTAATTCTGGTGGTGCTGAAGTTTGGGGAGGATTATATGCTTATCATTCAGATGAAGATAAAACTAGGCTTACAGTTGCTGAATTAACAGAAGATTGTAAATCTGTTTTAAATGGTGGAGGAAATGGTATAGTTATCTTTAGATGGGGAATAGCTAATCTATTTAATCTTTTGGGTATTAAATAG
- a CDS encoding pseudomurein-binding repeat-containing protein gives MCLCFFMNGVSAESFTYDEMASSAEDVFRYTQENSKVPKSVKINGKTATDENYLNMLTNTVVKISNGNKAGSTIPSRKAPSNPQGTGKGTLTKSQYITVAKNINSFYSSNGQAPNYASSAVGNIRYESLIYGFSKALYAYERDGTLPSEMSFPLVSGISSSGITVDTTPPSTSRNLNGGWYNTAKTVTLTASDNKDPNPKIYYTVNGGSTYSATKSVALTFNYGDFTLKYRAKDSKGNTEAVKTVNYKLTVINQVLDILITMVFLI, from the coding sequence TTGTGTCTATGTTTTTTTATGAATGGTGTTTCTGCTGAGAGTTTTACTTATGATGAGATGGCGAGTAGTGCTGAGGATGTTTTTAGGTATACTCAAGAGAATTCTAAAGTTCCTAAATCAGTAAAAATTAATGGTAAAACTGCTACTGATGAAAACTATTTGAATATGCTTACTAATACTGTTGTTAAAATTAGTAATGGTAATAAAGCTGGTAGTACTATTCCTAGTCGTAAAGCTCCGAGTAATCCTCAGGGTACTGGTAAAGGAACTCTTACTAAATCTCAGTACATAACTGTTGCCAAGAATATTAATAGTTTTTATTCGAGTAATGGTCAAGCGCCTAATTATGCAAGTAGTGCAGTGGGTAATATTCGTTATGAGTCCCTTATTTATGGATTTTCCAAAGCATTATATGCTTATGAACGTGATGGTACATTACCTTCTGAGATGTCGTTCCCATTAGTAAGTGGAATTTCTTCTTCTGGAATTACAGTTGATACTACTCCTCCTTCTACTTCTAGAAATTTAAATGGTGGTTGGTATAACACAGCTAAAACTGTTACTTTAACAGCTAGTGATAATAAAGATCCTAATCCAAAAATATATTATACTGTAAATGGTGGTTCAACTTATTCTGCTACTAAGTCTGTTGCATTAACTTTTAATTATGGTGATTTTACTTTAAAATATCGTGCAAAAGATAGTAAAGGTAATACTGAAGCTGTTAAAACAGTTAATTATAAATTGACCGTAATCAACCAAGTATTGGATATTCTTATTACAATGGTGTTCTTAATTTAA